In Candidatus Promineifilum breve, one genomic interval encodes:
- a CDS encoding InlB B-repeat-containing protein, translated as MKRLPLVFLSLFMVATCLWLAGSKPGVGKAAPNAAIPWWFGDDWDDFYHEYACVDGMNLWVMATGEEANVGDTYTLKGTTINSGVVVVDETLSFQYHDTDFNRPYAVHRIMWSESLQPGTVIQFESESEAFSNGLGFIREWKAHIRDCLVPTPQVPSQYRVVFARDHDDNYNWWPLELPIPSGGCVVDTRTIGVARNFIISDADVSIEVISDEPASISATLTSPTGTAITFIDENHTPDDMFGSPTQEYDDGEGNIYVAGAQREMKWPGRANDLIFDEDSIYELIDMTAPFVEMVVKPWPDQLSDLNGEESAGEWSLEICNSLTTGNATLQKWAIILEKDSTSLTITDVAATVLSPNSALIEWQTDEPADSRVFYGTTSGVLPLEESDSALVTDHAVTLTGLTPDTTYYFMVSSADGTGNTAQSAEESFHTEPGEVQYTLTVAANGQGTVLKDPDKLYYESGEVVTLTAAPYTGYQFTGWSDDASGTANPIQITMTGDKSVTASFTPVIPDTYTLNTPSSVGGTIGRDPDKPAYQSGEVVTLTAMPADGYQFDGWNGDASGMTNPIQITMDSNKSVGATFLPIGPSGDFLYFVPLVLK; from the coding sequence ATGAAACGCTTGCCGCTTGTGTTCCTGTCGCTTTTTATGGTCGCCACGTGCCTATGGCTCGCCGGGTCAAAACCCGGAGTAGGAAAGGCCGCGCCGAATGCGGCGATTCCGTGGTGGTTTGGGGATGACTGGGACGATTTCTACCATGAGTATGCGTGTGTCGACGGTATGAATTTATGGGTAATGGCGACTGGAGAGGAGGCAAACGTCGGCGACACGTATACCCTCAAGGGTACAACTATCAACTCCGGCGTAGTAGTTGTTGATGAGACTCTGTCTTTTCAATACCATGATACCGACTTTAATAGACCTTACGCTGTACACAGGATCATGTGGTCAGAATCACTGCAACCAGGCACCGTAATACAGTTCGAATCTGAGTCCGAGGCGTTCTCAAATGGGCTTGGTTTCATTCGCGAATGGAAAGCACATATTCGAGATTGTCTAGTCCCCACTCCTCAAGTTCCCAGCCAATACCGAGTGGTTTTTGCACGAGACCACGACGACAATTACAATTGGTGGCCCTTAGAATTGCCAATTCCCTCTGGAGGTTGCGTAGTCGATACCAGGACCATAGGGGTTGCGCGCAATTTTATTATATCCGATGCCGATGTTTCTATTGAGGTGATTTCCGATGAGCCTGCCTCAATCTCCGCAACACTGACCTCGCCGACGGGAACAGCGATAACGTTTATCGATGAAAACCACACCCCGGATGACATGTTTGGGTCGCCGACTCAGGAGTATGATGATGGCGAAGGTAATATATATGTAGCGGGCGCCCAGCGCGAGATGAAATGGCCCGGGCGCGCCAATGATTTGATCTTCGATGAGGATAGTATTTATGAACTGATAGATATGACCGCCCCTTTCGTTGAGATGGTAGTCAAGCCGTGGCCCGACCAGCTTAGTGACCTTAACGGTGAGGAATCGGCCGGCGAGTGGAGTTTGGAGATATGCAACAGCCTGACCACTGGGAATGCAACACTACAGAAATGGGCCATTATCCTGGAGAAGGACAGCACATCACTCACGATCACTGATGTCGCCGCTACTGTCTTGTCACCGAATTCGGCCCTCATCGAATGGCAAACCGACGAACCGGCCGATAGCCGCGTCTTCTACGGCACCACCTCCGGCGTCCTTCCGCTGGAGGAGAGCGATAGCGCTTTGGTCACCGATCACGCCGTCACCCTCACCGGTCTGACGCCGGACACAACCTACTACTTCATGGTCTCTTCCGCCGACGGCACAGGGAACACGGCCCAAAGCGCGGAAGAATCCTTCCACACCGAACCGGGCGAGGTTCAATATACCCTTACGGTCGCGGCCAATGGTCAGGGAACCGTACTGAAAGACCCGGATAAGCTGTATTACGAGAGCGGCGAGGTGGTCACCCTGACGGCTGCCCCATACACTGGCTACCAATTCACCGGCTGGAGCGACGATGCGAGCGGCACGGCAAACCCCATCCAGATCACGATGACCGGCGATAAGTCCGTGACGGCTTCTTTCACCCCGGTCATACCCGACACTTACACGTTAAACACGCCATCCTCTGTGGGCGGAACCATCGGCCGCGACCCGGATAAGCCGGCCTACCAAAGCGGCGAAGTGGTTACCTTGACGGCCATGCCGGCTGACGGCTACCAGTTTGACGGCTGGAATGGCGATGCCAGTGGGATGACGAACCCCATCCAGATCACAATGGACAGCAACAAGTCGGTGGGAGCTACCTTTCTTCCGATCGGCCCGTCGGGTGATTTTCTCTATTTTGTGCCGCTCGTTCTGAAATGA
- a CDS encoding GNAT family N-acetyltransferase yields MHLGSQFDIRAAVPDDAASLFVVQAALAPTDAGQMPVWMQEMEERLESGGRAWVAARGRRLAGYALIDPLPGLPGDYDLSGGIVPARRRQGLGTRLLRHVQDAGRELGVGRLSCRVESLEDETATFLLRRGFSIEHEECLLELGDLTDLPPVPTGPPAELTTLEPEQAVATFCRVYDAAFAGQPWSQPYTALEVAGALTDPDDLLFLMAGGEAIGVVWHEMLPNGRGRIEPIGIAPDYQGRGYGRRLLIEALHRLRRRGANPIEIGLWRRNDVAMNLYKSLGFSEEQNWYYLACDLAGLKTV; encoded by the coding sequence ATGCACCTGGGATCACAGTTCGACATCCGCGCCGCCGTCCCCGACGACGCTGCCTCTCTTTTCGTCGTCCAGGCCGCCCTGGCCCCGACCGACGCCGGGCAGATGCCGGTCTGGATGCAGGAGATGGAAGAGCGGCTGGAGTCGGGCGGCCGGGCCTGGGTGGCGGCCCGTGGGCGGCGGCTGGCCGGCTACGCCTTGATCGATCCACTGCCGGGGCTGCCGGGCGACTATGACCTATCGGGCGGCATCGTCCCCGCGCGGCGGCGGCAAGGGTTGGGCACGAGATTATTGCGCCACGTGCAGGACGCGGGCCGCGAGTTGGGCGTCGGCCGCCTGTCGTGCCGGGTCGAGAGTCTGGAGGATGAGACGGCCACTTTTCTGTTGCGGCGCGGTTTTTCCATCGAGCATGAAGAGTGCCTGCTGGAGTTAGGCGACTTGACTGATTTACCGCCGGTTCCGACTGGGCCACCGGCGGAGTTGACAACCCTGGAGCCCGAACAGGCCGTGGCGACGTTTTGCCGGGTGTATGACGCCGCCTTCGCCGGGCAACCGTGGTCGCAGCCCTACACCGCGCTGGAAGTGGCCGGGGCGCTGACCGATCCCGATGACTTGCTTTTTCTGATGGCGGGCGGCGAGGCCATTGGCGTCGTCTGGCACGAAATGTTGCCCAACGGCCGGGGACGCATCGAACCCATCGGCATCGCGCCCGATTACCAGGGGCGGGGGTATGGCCGGCGGCTGCTCATCGAGGCGCTCCATCGCCTGCGCCGGCGCGGCGCGAACCCGATTGAGATCGGTCTGTGGCGGCGCAACGACGTGGCGATGAACCTGTATAAAAGTCTAGGTTTTTCGGAAGAGCAGAACTGGTATTATCTGGCCTGTGATCTAGCAGGGCTAAAGACTGTATAA
- a CDS encoding AAA family ATPase — protein sequence MAEPVSTRNRALSELQRLVATHFDMDELQMVAFALGVDWDELKGTTKSLKTVALIQYADRRGEMSGLLALLSEERPALVFPTIPPAPAASLIDEEPDRQLTSIQVQSQSGGVVNVGNIITGHVDGDIVQGDKVSGGIVITGSVTGDVHINYTIRPDVPRPPPPAAIPEIPLFVGRESELTYFQTMLDRSGLAVISGMAGMGKTTLAAVMARRLAAPERTFWHVFHEGEGVESVIWRLAGFLAFRGQDELWRLLQNARLTNGRPPPPESLFDYLTQLLRGRDYLLCFDDFQHVDEDPLLHQLVEQLRILLGGGELRMIITTRRIPEFVQRVVAFEPLGGMSLADTRQLLEGQEVYLSSDRLEQLYHYTGGNAQLLSLAVDVLRDAGDAASLLDRLIDADNIERYLLDEVDGRLTRDERQVMSAVAVLQGYPAGRNALEAVLDGRSARRVLRDLADRSLLTVSRVDEERLYSQHAIVRDFYYSSLGRAQRQEMHRRAGHFYRGEGLDSLLAARHYYLGGAFVEAADLATTDVRAMINRGQTQQLGRLLAGFEHSQLDAMRWAAVKNAEGQIFLYLGESQPARDAFQAALATLESLPAADESGRAAARACLGMGELLTQQAPEEALGWLERGLALVAGLDSETEAALTLQMGELFMFTGRFDEAQEMLARGLAALPSGPGQWRASALENLGAVAVMARGDVAAAYALAEQALMVSEELEDSFRIARLKSMMGGLSQMSDDWPAARRFLEEAVAIAERLGNRKILAQAAMNEGVLLVYLGDYDAARQRLSAALVAARQTGQLYGVVLALLSLADVAVLAADWNEVTTLINEAQQLSEELQLHFQLPRIRQLQATVALGRGDGEAALARVDESIAAADANGDQPAVGVSERMRGQALAYLGRGPEAEVAFRRSAEILEPLDRFETARTRAAWGATLARQGGQGEGVRLIAQARATFEALGARGELARLPDP from the coding sequence GTGGCCGAGCCGGTATCTACCCGTAACCGAGCGCTATCAGAGCTACAGCGCCTAGTCGCAACTCACTTCGATATGGATGAGTTGCAGATGGTCGCCTTTGCGTTGGGCGTAGATTGGGATGAGTTGAAAGGCACGACCAAATCGCTTAAGACGGTCGCCCTGATCCAATATGCCGACCGGCGGGGCGAGATGAGCGGCCTTCTGGCGCTGCTCAGTGAAGAGCGACCGGCCCTCGTCTTTCCCACCATTCCACCGGCTCCCGCAGCCTCTCTCATCGATGAGGAACCGGACAGGCAGTTGACCAGCATTCAGGTGCAAAGCCAGAGCGGCGGCGTGGTCAACGTCGGCAATATCATTACCGGCCACGTCGACGGCGACATCGTCCAGGGCGACAAGGTGAGCGGCGGTATTGTCATCACCGGCTCAGTCACCGGCGACGTCCACATCAACTACACCATCCGGCCTGACGTCCCGCGGCCGCCACCGCCCGCCGCCATTCCCGAAATCCCCCTCTTCGTCGGCCGCGAATCGGAATTGACCTACTTTCAGACGATGCTCGACCGGTCGGGCCTGGCGGTCATCAGCGGCATGGCCGGCATGGGCAAGACCACGCTGGCGGCGGTCATGGCCCGTCGCCTGGCTGCCCCGGAACGGACATTCTGGCACGTCTTCCACGAAGGAGAAGGCGTCGAGAGCGTTATCTGGCGGCTGGCGGGCTTCCTGGCCTTCCGCGGCCAGGATGAGTTATGGCGCTTGCTTCAGAACGCGCGGCTGACGAACGGCCGGCCGCCGCCGCCGGAATCCTTGTTCGATTACCTCACCCAACTTCTTCGCGGGCGCGATTACCTCCTTTGTTTCGACGATTTTCAGCACGTCGACGAAGACCCCTTGCTCCACCAACTCGTCGAACAATTGCGTATCCTGCTCGGCGGCGGGGAACTGCGCATGATCATCACCACGCGCCGCATCCCCGAATTTGTCCAGCGGGTCGTCGCCTTCGAACCGTTGGGCGGGATGAGTTTGGCCGATACGCGGCAACTGCTGGAAGGTCAGGAAGTTTACCTGAGCAGTGATCGGCTGGAACAACTCTATCATTACACGGGTGGCAACGCCCAACTCCTGTCGCTGGCCGTCGATGTCCTGCGCGATGCCGGCGACGCGGCTTCTCTGCTGGATCGCCTCATCGACGCCGACAATATCGAGCGCTACCTGTTGGATGAGGTCGATGGGCGGCTGACGCGCGACGAGCGCCAGGTGATGAGCGCGGTGGCCGTGCTCCAGGGTTACCCGGCCGGCCGCAACGCGCTCGAGGCTGTGCTCGACGGCCGCAGCGCCCGCCGCGTCTTGCGCGATCTAGCCGACCGCTCCCTGCTAACCGTCAGTCGCGTCGATGAGGAGAGGCTCTATAGCCAACACGCCATCGTGCGCGACTTCTATTACAGTTCGCTGGGGCGGGCGCAACGGCAGGAAATGCATCGGCGGGCCGGGCACTTCTACCGCGGCGAGGGGCTGGATTCGCTGCTGGCGGCGCGCCATTATTACCTGGGTGGGGCATTTGTCGAGGCGGCCGATCTGGCGACGACCGACGTGCGGGCCATGATCAATCGCGGCCAAACCCAGCAGCTCGGCCGCCTGTTGGCCGGGTTTGAGCACAGCCAACTGGACGCGATGCGGTGGGCGGCGGTGAAGAACGCCGAAGGTCAAATTTTCCTGTATCTGGGCGAGAGCCAACCGGCCCGCGATGCCTTCCAGGCGGCCCTGGCGACGTTGGAGTCGCTGCCCGCCGCCGACGAGAGTGGTCGGGCCGCGGCCCGCGCCTGCCTGGGTATGGGCGAATTGCTAACCCAACAGGCCCCGGAGGAGGCGCTGGGCTGGCTGGAGCGTGGTCTGGCGCTCGTCGCCGGGCTGGACAGCGAGACGGAAGCGGCGCTGACGCTGCAAATGGGCGAGCTTTTCATGTTCACCGGCCGCTTTGATGAAGCGCAAGAGATGCTGGCGCGCGGGCTGGCTGCCCTGCCGTCGGGGCCGGGCCAGTGGCGAGCATCGGCGCTGGAGAACCTCGGGGCGGTGGCCGTCATGGCGCGTGGGGACGTGGCCGCCGCCTACGCGCTGGCCGAGCAAGCCCTGATGGTTAGCGAGGAACTGGAAGATTCCTTTCGCATTGCCCGGCTGAAGAGCATGATGGGCGGGCTGAGCCAGATGAGCGACGACTGGCCGGCGGCGCGGCGCTTTCTGGAGGAAGCCGTTGCCATCGCCGAACGCCTGGGAAATCGCAAGATTCTGGCGCAGGCGGCCATGAACGAGGGGGTGTTGCTCGTCTACCTGGGCGACTATGACGCCGCCCGGCAACGATTATCGGCGGCGCTGGTGGCCGCCCGCCAGACAGGGCAGCTGTATGGCGTTGTGCTGGCGCTGTTGAGTCTGGCCGATGTGGCCGTTCTGGCCGCCGACTGGAACGAAGTAACCACTCTCATCAACGAAGCGCAGCAGTTGTCCGAGGAGTTACAGTTGCACTTCCAGCTGCCACGCATCCGGCAGTTACAGGCAACGGTAGCCCTCGGTAGGGGCGACGGTGAAGCGGCGCTCGCTCGCGTCGATGAATCCATCGCGGCGGCCGACGCCAATGGCGATCAGCCGGCGGTGGGGGTCAGCGAGCGAATGCGCGGGCAGGCGCTGGCGTACCTGGGGCGCGGGCCGGAGGCTGAGGTGGCCTTTCGGCGAAGCGCCGAAATCCTTGAGCCGTTGGATCGTTTTGAGACGGCGAGAACGCGGGCCGCGTGGGGGGCGACGCTGGCCCGGCAAGGGGGACAGGGGGAGGGAGTGAGGCTGATTGCCCAGGCCCGCGCCACCTTCGAGGCGCTGGGGGCGCGGGGGGAGCTGGCTCGCCTGCCCGATCCTTAG
- a CDS encoding type II toxin-antitoxin system VapC family toxin, translated as MNLPSRFLLDTDILIEYIRDRGQAVEFVDNLEGELLVSAATVAELYAGTRNDAEQQRLDDLISAFSFIPVDKTIAKQGGQYRYQYGKSHGTGLIDALIAATAEIEGANLVTFNRRHFPMITNLQVPYER; from the coding sequence ATGAACTTGCCGAGCCGCTTCCTGTTGGACACTGATATCTTAATCGAGTATATCCGCGATCGGGGTCAGGCGGTGGAATTCGTAGACAATCTAGAGGGCGAACTGCTCGTCTCGGCCGCCACTGTGGCCGAATTGTATGCCGGCACGCGCAATGATGCCGAGCAACAAAGGCTGGATGACCTAATTTCAGCATTTTCATTTATCCCCGTCGATAAGACCATTGCCAAGCAAGGCGGTCAATATCGCTACCAGTATGGCAAGAGCCACGGCACCGGTCTGATAGACGCTCTTATCGCGGCCACGGCTGAAATAGAAGGAGCAAACCTAGTCACCTTTAATCGGCGTCACTTCCCGATGATCACCAACCTGCAAGTTCCCTACGAGAGGTAA
- a CDS encoding elongator complex protein 3 produces the protein MEIHGREALLIELIDALVSLGPLSGRRYNETIKTFARRGLPWLSKGQVLQVYEQLCAAGALSFDPDVRAHLQMKPMRTQSGVAVVTVLTKPYPCPGQCVFCPTDARMPKSYLHDEPGAQRAERHAFDPYDQTAARLRALEKIGHPTEKVELLILGGTWSSYRRDYQEWFVKRCFDALNGFEAADLAEAQSANATGRRRNVGLVVETRQDHIDADELRWFRRLGVTKVQVGIQTLDERILDLNKRGHDVQSTRDAFRLLRLAGFKIHGHWMANLLGATVASDIADYARLWSDPAIRPDELKIYPCMLVPNAELHDYWLRGEYTPYTEEEVLDVLVACKAQTPRYVRLTRVVRDFPTTNIVAGNKKANLRQLAQQRLEEAGTPCRCIRCREVRRDAVQPADLELRELVYRTDATTEHFLSYETAEGYPMADRLAGFLRLSLPDPAIAHPLPELAGQAMIREVHVYGPALNLGDDSRGEAQHIGLGTRLIARARQIAAAAGYRRLAVISAVGTREYYRRLGFEVDGLYMSSRLEELATD, from the coding sequence ATGGAGATTCATGGACGCGAGGCGTTGCTCATCGAGTTGATCGACGCGCTGGTCAGTTTGGGGCCACTATCCGGACGCCGCTATAACGAGACCATCAAGACCTTCGCCCGGCGCGGGCTGCCGTGGCTGTCCAAGGGCCAGGTGCTCCAGGTCTATGAGCAACTGTGCGCGGCCGGCGCTCTGTCGTTCGATCCCGACGTGCGCGCCCACTTGCAGATGAAACCGATGCGGACGCAATCGGGCGTCGCCGTCGTCACCGTCCTCACCAAGCCCTACCCCTGCCCCGGCCAATGCGTCTTCTGCCCCACCGACGCGCGGATGCCCAAGAGCTATCTCCACGACGAGCCGGGCGCGCAACGGGCCGAACGCCACGCCTTCGACCCCTACGACCAGACGGCGGCGCGCCTGCGGGCGCTGGAGAAGATCGGCCACCCGACGGAAAAGGTCGAACTGCTCATCCTGGGCGGCACGTGGTCGAGCTACCGGCGCGACTATCAGGAGTGGTTCGTCAAGCGCTGCTTCGACGCCCTCAACGGCTTCGAGGCCGCCGATCTGGCCGAGGCGCAATCCGCCAATGCCACCGGCCGCCGCCGCAACGTCGGCCTGGTGGTGGAAACGCGCCAGGATCACATCGACGCCGACGAGTTGCGTTGGTTCCGCCGGCTGGGCGTCACCAAGGTGCAGGTCGGCATCCAGACCCTCGATGAGCGTATCCTCGACCTGAATAAACGGGGCCACGACGTACAGAGCACCCGCGACGCCTTTCGCCTGTTGCGGCTGGCCGGCTTCAAGATCCACGGCCACTGGATGGCGAACCTGCTGGGCGCGACGGTGGCATCCGACATTGCCGACTACGCCCGCCTGTGGAGCGACCCGGCCATCCGCCCCGACGAACTGAAGATTTACCCCTGTATGCTCGTGCCCAACGCCGAACTCCACGACTATTGGCTGCGGGGCGAGTACACGCCGTATACCGAAGAAGAAGTGCTGGACGTGCTGGTGGCCTGCAAGGCCCAGACGCCGCGCTACGTCCGGCTGACACGGGTCGTGCGCGACTTCCCGACGACCAACATCGTCGCCGGCAACAAGAAGGCCAACCTGCGCCAACTGGCCCAACAGCGGCTGGAAGAAGCCGGCACGCCCTGCCGCTGCATCCGTTGCCGCGAGGTGCGCCGCGATGCCGTGCAACCCGCAGACCTGGAGTTGCGCGAACTGGTCTATCGGACCGACGCGACCACGGAGCACTTCCTGAGCTACGAGACGGCCGAGGGCTACCCGATGGCCGACCGGCTGGCCGGCTTCCTGCGCCTGTCGCTGCCCGACCCGGCCATTGCCCACCCCTTGCCCGAACTGGCCGGCCAGGCCATGATCCGCGAAGTTCACGTCTACGGCCCGGCGCTCAACCTGGGCGACGACAGCCGCGGCGAGGCGCAACACATCGGCCTGGGTACGCGCCTGATCGCCCGCGCCCGGCAGATCGCCGCCGCCGCCGGCTACCGGCGGCTGGCGGTCATCAGCGCTGTCGGCACGCGGGAGTATTACCGGCGGCTGGGCTTCGAGGTGGATGGACTCTATATGTCGAGTCGATTGGAAGAATTGGCTACTGATTGA
- a CDS encoding ribbon-helix-helix domain-containing protein: MMERTQIYLTREQRDALRIIAKRRGQTVSEIIREAIDAYIDLYQEPDRRELMHRAVGMWADRDDLPEFFEELRREGDRDLIDELAEPLPVGH, encoded by the coding sequence ATGATGGAGCGAACACAGATCTATCTAACACGCGAACAACGCGACGCGTTGAGGATCATCGCCAAGCGACGCGGGCAGACCGTGAGCGAGATTATCCGCGAGGCAATCGATGCCTACATCGACCTCTATCAGGAACCAGATCGTCGGGAGTTGATGCACCGCGCGGTCGGCATGTGGGCTGACCGCGACGACTTGCCGGAGTTCTTCGAGGAGCTTCGACGAGAAGGAGACCGGGATTTGATCGATGAACTTGCCGAGCCGCTTCCTGTTGGACACTGA
- a CDS encoding AAA family ATPase, with amino-acid sequence MFKDRADVSQRLGNQQYISTDEIATVVYLAQSLCKPVLAEGPAGVGKTELAKAWAAALGAPLVRLQCYEGLDESKALYEWEYAKQMLYTQLLRDTLRNVLGDVESLAEAASRLAQEEDVFFSENFLLPRPLLKALTSDEPVVLLIDEIDRADVEFEAFLLEVLSDFQVSVPELGTISAKHQPMVLLTSNNTRELSEALKRRCLYLYVGYPNLEAELDIVRLKVPDLRPELARQAVAVVQQLRNMDLRKVPSISETLDWARALVALNARAIDEQTMNSTLTVLLKYEADVQKAKRMMGNGGRSRPSNR; translated from the coding sequence ATGTTCAAAGATAGAGCCGACGTGAGCCAGCGGTTGGGCAACCAGCAGTATATTTCCACCGACGAGATCGCCACGGTGGTCTATCTGGCGCAATCGCTGTGCAAACCGGTGCTGGCCGAAGGCCCGGCCGGGGTGGGCAAGACGGAACTGGCCAAGGCCTGGGCGGCGGCGCTGGGCGCGCCGCTGGTGCGGCTGCAATGCTACGAGGGGCTGGACGAGAGCAAGGCGCTCTACGAGTGGGAGTACGCCAAGCAGATGCTCTATACCCAACTCCTGCGCGATACCCTGCGCAACGTGCTGGGCGACGTCGAGAGTCTGGCCGAAGCCGCCAGCCGTCTGGCGCAAGAGGAGGACGTTTTCTTCTCGGAGAACTTCCTGCTGCCGCGGCCGTTGCTGAAGGCCCTGACCTCCGATGAGCCGGTCGTGCTGCTCATCGATGAGATCGACCGCGCCGATGTGGAGTTTGAGGCTTTCTTGCTGGAAGTGCTCAGCGATTTCCAGGTCAGCGTGCCCGAACTGGGCACGATCTCGGCCAAGCATCAGCCGATGGTTCTCCTGACCAGCAACAACACCCGCGAATTGAGCGAGGCGCTCAAGCGGCGCTGTCTCTACCTCTACGTCGGCTACCCCAATCTGGAAGCGGAACTCGATATTGTGCGGCTCAAGGTGCCCGACCTGCGGCCGGAACTGGCCCGGCAGGCGGTGGCCGTGGTGCAGCAGTTGCGCAACATGGATTTGCGCAAAGTGCCCAGCATCAGCGAAACGCTCGACTGGGCGCGAGCGCTGGTGGCCCTCAATGCCCGCGCCATCGACGAGCAGACCATGAACAGCACCCTGACCGTGCTGCTCAAGTACGAGGCCGACGTGCAAAAGGCCAAGCGCATGATGGGCAACGGCGGCCGCAGCCGTCCCAGCAACCGATAA
- a CDS encoding LLM class F420-dependent oxidoreductase: MRLGLMLGYAAGKYELPLELVREADRLGVHAVWTAEAYGSDAVTPLAWLGAQTERIKLGTAIMQMPGRTPANAAMTAMTFNQLSGGRFLMGLGLSGPQVVEGWHGVSYAQPLARTREYVEIVRRIFAREAPLTFEGRHYQIPYRGDDATGLGKPLKSTLAADRNIPIYLAAIGPKNVELAAEIADGWLPIFFAPERYDAVFKPHVESGLAKAGKTLDGFDIAPTVSVVINDNLDIAYNMLRPMLALYVGGMGARGKNFYYDMAVRYGFEGAAAEIQDLYLAGDKGAAMARVPAELIDAVALVGPRGRVRERLSIWRDSPVTTLNMTVFDVETLRTMVELMAE, from the coding sequence ATGCGCCTGGGTCTCATGCTCGGCTATGCCGCCGGGAAATACGAATTACCGCTGGAACTGGTGCGCGAGGCCGACCGGCTGGGCGTCCATGCGGTGTGGACGGCCGAGGCCTATGGCTCCGACGCCGTCACGCCCCTGGCCTGGCTGGGGGCGCAAACGGAGCGCATCAAGCTGGGCACGGCCATCATGCAGATGCCCGGCCGCACCCCGGCCAACGCGGCCATGACGGCCATGACCTTCAACCAGCTCTCCGGCGGCCGCTTCCTGATGGGCCTGGGCCTCTCCGGGCCGCAGGTCGTGGAGGGCTGGCACGGCGTCAGCTACGCCCAACCGCTGGCCCGCACCCGCGAATACGTCGAGATCGTCCGCCGCATCTTCGCCCGCGAAGCGCCGCTGACTTTCGAGGGGCGGCACTACCAGATCCCCTATCGCGGCGACGACGCCACCGGCCTGGGCAAGCCGCTCAAGAGCACGCTGGCCGCCGACCGCAATATCCCCATCTACCTGGCGGCCATCGGCCCCAAGAACGTCGAACTGGCGGCCGAGATCGCCGACGGCTGGTTGCCCATCTTTTTCGCCCCGGAACGGTACGACGCTGTGTTCAAGCCCCACGTCGAGAGTGGCCTGGCCAAGGCCGGCAAGACGCTCGATGGCTTCGACATCGCCCCCACCGTGTCGGTGGTCATCAACGACAATCTCGACATCGCCTACAACATGCTGCGGCCGATGCTGGCCCTCTACGTCGGCGGCATGGGGGCGCGGGGCAAGAACTTCTACTATGACATGGCCGTGCGCTACGGCTTCGAGGGCGCGGCGGCCGAGATTCAAGACCTCTACCTGGCCGGGGACAAGGGCGCGGCTATGGCGCGCGTGCCGGCCGAACTCATCGACGCCGTGGCCCTCGTCGGCCCGCGCGGGCGCGTGCGCGAACGGCTCAGCATCTGGCGCGATAGCCCGGTGACGACACTCAACATGACCGTGTTCGACGTCGAGACGTTGCGAACTATGGTAGAATTGATGGCAGAGTGA